The following nucleotide sequence is from Candidatus Bipolaricaulis sibiricus.
CTCGGGGTGCCGCTGCCCCACCGGGCGCAGAAGGGCCATCTTCCCCAGCTTCAGGGACAGGTCTGCCCCGCCGCCGATCCCGACCCCGACGATCGTCGGCGGACAAGGGAGGCCGCCGCACTTCACGATGTGGTCGACCACCGCTTCCTTCACGCCCTTCAGCCCGACGCCCGGAGGGAGCGGACGAAACGCGCAGCAGTTCTCCGATCCGCCCCCTTTGGGGAGCACGTGAACTTCCGCACCATCGCCGGCGACCATCTCCCACGTCACGGCGGGGACGTAGCGGCCGGTGTTGTCGCCCGGGTTCTTCCCCGTGAACGGGTGGACCGTGTTCGGTCGCAGGGGAACGGCCTTCGTTGCCGCTCGCGCCGCCTCGGGAAGCGCGCTGACGAGAGCGTCGAGGTGCGGAAACTTCGTCCCCATCTTCACGAAGAACGAGATCGTTCCCGTGTCCTGGCAGATCGGAACCCTGCCGTCCCGGGCGATCCGCACGTTCTCCAGGATCGCCTCGAGCTGCACCCGCGCGGGCCCCGCCTCCCGGTCGCGCGCGGCCTCCAGTGCCTGCACGACATCCCGTGGAAGGATCGTCGCCGCCTTGCCGATCGCCTCGCCCAGCACCTGTGCGAAGTTCACTTCTTCCCTCCCGTCATCTCGGCCACTTTGGCCGCGTACATCTCGTGGTACGTCGGCTTGTCCGATTCCACGAACTTCCCGACGAGGAAAGGCTTCCCGGGGATGATCTCCGCGTCCCGAGGATCCGCCCCGTGGCGGATCATCGCGTGGGCAGCGTAGTACCGAAGCTCGTCGACGCCCTCGCCGATCTTGTTCCGGCGACCGTAGTTCGTCGGGCACGGCGAGATGACCTCCACGAACGTGAACCCCCTGTGGGACAAGGCCTCCACGAACCCGCGCTGGAGGCGCCGCCCGTCGAGGGTCGTCCAGCGGGCGACGTAGCTTGCCCCCGCCGAGGCGGCGAGGTGGACGAGGTTGAACGAGTGCTCGAAGTTGCCGAACGGGGTCGTGGTCGTCTTTCCGTCGAGGGGCGTGGTGGGGCCGGACTGCCCGCCGGTCATCCCGTAGTTGAAGTTGTTCACGCAGATCACCGTCAGATCAATGTTGCGCCGCGCGGCGTGGATGAGGTGGTTCCCCCCAATGGCGAACAGATCGCCATCCCCGGAGATCACGGCCACGTGGAGCTTCGGGTTGGCGAGCTTGAGCCCCGTGGCGAACGCGATTGCCCGGCCATGGGTCGTGTGGTAGGTGTCGAGCCGCACGTAGCCGGGGATGCGCGCGGTGCAACCGATCCCGGCGACCACGGCCACCGAGTCAGGATCCCATTCCAACTCGTCGAGGGCGTAGAGGAAGTTCCCCAAAATCGTTCCCAGACCGCACCCCGAGCACCAGATGTGGGGGATGCGCTCCGTCCGGAGGTACTTCTCCATCGGGTGCTGGGCTCCGGGAACGATCTCTGGAACCGGCTTCGCTTTCACCTGCATCGCACAACCTCCTCGGGCCCGAGGTCCGTCATCCGTGGCCCGTGATCCGTCGAAAGCTCGTTCAGAACGAATGGCTTCGTCCCTTGGGGCCGGGCTGTGATTCCCACACCCTTCTCACCGCGCACGGGCGACCTCCTCGATCCCGGCGAGGACTTCCTCCGGGGTGTGGATCCGCCCGCCGGCGTGGAACACCCCGCCCAGGGGGACGCGGCCCCCCGTGGCCCGCTCCACCTCGCGGCTCATCTGGCCGAGGTTCAGCTCCACGGTCACGATCCCCTTCACCTGATCGGCGAGGGCGCGCACCCGCTCGTCGGGGAACGGCCACGCGGTGATGAGCCGGAGCATCCCCACTCGGATCCCCTTCTGGCGCGCCAGCGCCAAGGCCCGGTACGCAACCCGAGCGGAGATCCCGTAGGACACCACGGCGATCTCGGCGTCCTGGAGGTTGATCTCCTCGTAGAACGTGATCTCGTTTCGGTAGCGGAGGATCTTCTCGCACAGTCGCCGCACGAGCCGGTCGTGGGTCTCGTCGGACATGTCGGGGTAGCCGCGTTCGTCGTGGGTGAGGCCGGTCACGTGCACCCGGTATCCCTCGCCCGCGCACGCCATCGGCGGCACGAGATCTGGATCAGGCCGGAACGGGACGAACTCGCTCGGGGGGACGGTCGGGCGGCGGCGGGGAGCGACCGGGACTTCGTCCGGGATCTCCACCCGCTCGTACATGTGCCCCACCACCTCGTCCGTCATCAGGAGCACCGGTACCCGGAACCGCTCGGACAGGGCGAACGCCCGCACGGTGAGGTCGAACGCCTCCTGGGGGGACGACGGGACGAGGGCGATGATCTCGTAGTGACCATGGGATCCCCATCGGGCCTGCATCATGTCCCCTTGGCCGACCGCAGTCGGTAGGCCCGTCGAGGGTGCGCCGCGCTGAACGTTCGCCAGCACGCACGGCGTCTCGGTCATGATCGCCAGGCCCAGGTTCTCCATCATCAGCGAGAACCCGGGGCCGGAGGTGGCGGTCATCGCCTTCTGCCCCCCCCACGCCCCGCCGAGCACGGCGGCCATCGCCGCGATCTCGTCCTCCATCTGGATGAACGCCCCGCCGATCCGCGGCAGCCGCCACGCCAGGCGCTCCGAGATCTCGGACTGCGGGGTGATGGGGTACGCGGCGAAGAACCGGCACCCGGCAGCGATCGCGCCCTCGGCGATCGCCTCGTCGCCGTTCATGAAGTGGACGCCGGACAGGGTGGCCTTAGGTGGCATCTCCCACCTCCTGCACGAGCGTTCCCACCGCAGAGGGCGCGGAGGACGCGAAGGGACCAGTCGGTTGCTGACGAACCTGCGCCAAGACCGCACGTCCTGCTCGGGATAGAGGGGTGAACCCTCGCCGCTGCCGTCTGCGCTCTCGGCGTCCTCGGTGGTGAAACACAGTTCTGGGGTTCATCATCGTGTCTTTGGGTCCTCCGTGTTCTGGTGATGAGCAGCCTCGCCGGGTTCGTCCCCACCGCTCGAGGTCTGCTTCTCGGTCCAGATGGCGAAGTCTGGGCACACGAGCTCGCAGAACCCGCACATCACGCACGCGTCGGCATCCACCACCTCCGGGGGGTGGTACCCCTTGACGTTGAACCGCTTCGCCGGGGCAAGGACGTTCCGCGGGCAGTACTCGATGCAGAACCCGCACCCCTTGCAGATGTCGTCGGAAACGTACACGTGCCCTTGGGGCACCTTCCAGCGCTTCACCTGGCGGGTCATAGCAGGTCCACCATCCGCGACAGGGCCTTCTCGCCCCGGTACTCGGGGAGGAGGATCGGCGCCTTGCGCTCCGGCGCGATCCCTGCCGACCTGAGCTGCTCGACGTAGCGCTGGGCATGATGAAGGCTGGGTGTTCCGGGCGAGGCCTTCTTCACCCACCCCGCGGCGGCGATCCCGGCCCGCCGGCCGAACACGTTGTAGTCGAGGAGCGAGTTCCCCATCAACCGGTTCTTGCCGTGGACTCCGCCCTCGACCTCCCCCGCGGCGAACAGGCCGGGGATTCCCGTCCACCCGTGCTCGTCGATGACGACCCCGCCGTTCTGGTAGTGAAGCGTGGGGTAGACGAGGATCGGTTCCTTGGTGGGGTCGATGTCGAACCGGATGTACATCCGGTAGATGGACGACAGCGCTCGCTCGAACGAACCCTTCCCGTGGATCATGTCTACCATGGGTGTGTCGAGCCATACCCCGACCATCCCGGTGGGGGTGATCACGCCCAGACCGCGCCCGCCCTTCTCGGGGAGCGCGCACTCGCGGATGAACGCCGCCGACTCCACGTCGCGCGGCTCCAGCGGGTGGACGAACACCTCGCCCAGCCGGTTCAGGGGCTGGGCATCCATCCCCCGCACCTTCTCCGTGATGAGGAGCCCCACCAGCTGGTCCGGGTACGCGGCACCCGTGGGGTGGTACTGCACGGCGTCGAGGTCACGGAGCTTCGCCCCCACGCGGTAGGCGAGGACGAGGCCGTCCGCCGTCGCCCCGTAGTGGTTCGTGGTCGGGAACCCCTGGATGTGGAGTCGGCCCCATCCACCGGTGGCGAGGACCGTTGCCTTGGCCCGCACCACCGTGTACTCGCTCGTCTCGAGGTTCCACAGGACGGCCCCCACGACCTGGCCTTGGCTGTCGGTGAGGAGCTCCACCGCCGGGGAGAACTCGAGGACCCCGATCCCCCGGCTTCGCGCCTCGTCGCGCAGAACGCGCATGATTTCGAGGCCGGTGTAGTCTTTGGCGGAGTGCATCCGCTTGCGGGACGTCCCACCCCCGTGGATGGTGGACATCGTTCCGTCGGGGGCCTTGTCGTACATCACCCCGAGGTCCTCGTGCCAACGGATGAGTTCCGGCGCGTCCTCGACCATCGCCCGGACGAGCTTGGGGTCGTTCGTGAAGTGCCCGCCGCCCAACACGTCGAGGTAGTGGATCGCCGGAGAGTCGTTGGGCTTGTCCGCAGCTTGGATCCCGCCCTGGGCCATGATCGAGTTCGAGTCCCCGTGGCGGAGCTTGGTGGCGATGAGGATTCGCTCCGCGGGGACGCCCGACACGTGGGCCCAGATCGCGGCGACCGTGCCCGCCCCGCCGCCCCCGATCACGAGGAGGTCCACGTCGTGGTCCGGCTTCGTCACGTCCACGGCTCCCGGATCGAGGATCGGGTACGCCTCGAGGAGGTCGGCGAGCTCGTGGGGGACCGGTTCGCCCCACGACGCTCCCACCCGGAGCTTCCGCTTCCCCTCCGCCCGGTAGTCGGGGTGGAACCCCTTGAGGAGGGTCTCCTGCTCCTGGAGCGTGAGCCGCGCTGGCTTGGTGGCGAGCCGCGCCGGCCGCGTGGCCTCGACGCGCTCGATGGACTCTTGGATCTCTCGCGGATAGGTGCCCACGGCTCCCTCCCTCAGGCCTCGATCTGGCGCGCCTTGTACGCCGCGACCAGCTCGTCCTTGGACATCGTCACGAGCTTATCCAGCTCTCCCTTGAACTTCCCCGCCGCGATTTCGGCAACGCGTGCCTGGACATGCTCGGCGCGAGGCGTGAGGTACGCCCCGTTCAGCCGTCGCGCCAGCTGCCACACGTGGTGGTGCGAGATCTCCGCCGGGCAGCGCATCGTGCATAGCCCGCACGACACGCAGTCGAACGTGAGCTCGGCGACCTGGCGGATGTCCCCGCGCAGCGCCGCCTGCACCGCGTCCATGACCTCCAGCTTCTGCGGGCAGGCCTTGGTGCAGGTGTTGCAGGCGACACAGCGGGCGAGCTCCGGGAACAGGGCAAGGAGCGTCTTCCCGTCCGGGGTCAGGTCTTGCAGCGCGTACGGGGGCCGCTCGGCGGGCGTGAACGGGAGCTGAGCGATGTACATCCCATCTTGAACCGGGGTCTGGCAAGCGAGGTCCGCGTACAGCTTGTAGTCGCCCGGAAGCCGGTACACCGTGGCACACGCCCCGCAGTACCCGCCCCGGCAGCCGCACCCGCGGGCGAGCCGGTACCCGGCGTACTCCATCGCCTTCATGATCGTCAATCCCGCCGGAACGCGGTACCCCTTGCCCATGATGAACACCGTGATCTCGTTCACGTCACACCCCCGTGGAAACCAGTCGCCCGGCTGAACGTTCGTCTGCTACCAGGGCAGCCACTGCCGGCTCGTCGGCGCCCATCGCCCACGCCAGAAGCTGTCCGAGGTAGAGCACAGGCAGGCTCGGCGCCCCTGCCGGCCGGCGCTCGTCGAGGTTGAACTGGCACAGAGGGCACGTCGTGACGACAACGTCGGCCCCGTTGCTTCGCGCCGAGCGGAGGATCCGCTCCACTCGGTGGCCGACGATATCCGTTCGCCCCACCGTGAGGTAGGCGCCGCAGCACTCCATGCGCTCCGGGAACGCCACCGGCGTTCCGCCGAGCGCCTCGACGACGCGTTCCATGACCTCCGGCCGGTCCGGGTCATCCACCGCGAACTCCCGTGGCCGCAGGAGCACGCACCCGTAGTAGGTCGCGACCTTCAGCCCGTCCAAGGTTCGCTTGACCCGGGCGGCCAGCTTCTCGTACCCCACCTCGTCCCGAAGCAGGGTCAGGAGGTGGACGACCTCGATCCCGCCGCGGAAGTCGTCCTCGGTGTCCATGAACGCGTTGATTCGCTGGAGACGCTCCGGCTCCTGGACGAACCGCGCCGAGCGGGTGAGCGTGCCGTAGCACATCGCGCACAGGGTGAGGACGCGCCTCTCGCCCATCCCCTGGACGCGGACGAGGTTCCGCACCGGCCCCACGTGGCGCATGAGGTCGTCCTGGGCGAGCGAGTACACCGTGCCGCAGCAGTTCCAGCGCGGGATCTCCGCGATCTCGTACCCGAGGAGGGCAAGCGCGTGGAGCGTGCCCGCCTCGTCGGCCCGAGCCTGATCCTTCATCGCACAGCCAGGGAAGTACGCCAGCCGCGATGGGTGACGCGTGACGGGTAACGGGTTAGCTGGCATGCACGCCTCCCGTGGTCACGGTCCCCGTTGCCGACCGGGGCCGCTTCAGGCTGCGGATGAGCCCGAGGAGCATTCGTCGTGTCCTCTCCATGGTCACTTCGACTTCCTTGTCTTGCACGTTGTGCAGATCCTTTGCCAGCAAGAGCTGCGTCTCCATCTCGGCGAGTGAACCCAGTGCATGGTACAGGAACTGGATGAACTCCTTGCGCGAACTGCCCGCCGCTCCCTCTGCGATGTTGCTCGGGACCGAGACGGCGGCGCGCCGGAGCTGCGCGGTCAGGCCGTAGGCCTCCTCTTGGGGAACGGTCGCGGACAGCCTGTACACCTCTCCGGCGAGGCGCATCGCCCCGTTCCCCACGTCCAGGTCCTTATGCGTTCGGGTTTCACTCATCACGCGTCACCCATCACTCGTCACCGCGTTTCACGGTGTGAGCTTCCTGAATGCCCCCACGAGGGCGATCTGGGGGCAGGGTCGGTCCGGCCGCACCGGCGCCGGCGAGATCCCCTTCCGCAGGGCCAGGATCCGCAGCGCCTCCATCGTCTTCGCGATGTCCACGCCCTTTGGGCACCGCACCCCGCACGCCAGGCACGACGCGCAGACCCACGGGG
It contains:
- a CDS encoding 2-oxoglutarate/2-oxoacid ferredoxin oxidoreductase, delta subunit, ferredoxin-like 4Fe-4S binding protein, giving the protein MTRQVKRWKVPQGHVYVSDDICKGCGFCIEYCPRNVLAPAKRFNVKGYHPPEVVDADACVMCGFCELVCPDFAIWTEKQTSSGGDEPGEAAHHQNTEDPKTR
- a CDS encoding 4Fe-4S ferredoxin, iron-sulfur binding domain protein, with the translated sequence MNEITVFIMGKGYRVPAGLTIMKAMEYAGYRLARGCGCRGGYCGACATVYRLPGDYKLYADLACQTPVQDGMYIAQLPFTPAERPPYALQDLTPDGKTLLALFPELARCVACNTCTKACPQKLEVMDAVQAALRGDIRQVAELTFDCVSCGLCTMRCPAEISHHHVWQLARRLNGAYLTPRAEHVQARVAEIAAGKFKGELDKLVTMSKDELVAAYKARQIEA
- a CDS encoding 2-oxoglutarate/2-oxoacid ferredoxin oxidoreductase, alpha subunit, giving the protein MPPKATLSGVHFMNGDEAIAEGAIAAGCRFFAAYPITPQSEISERLAWRLPRIGGAFIQMEDEIAAMAAVLGGAWGGQKAMTATSGPGFSLMMENLGLAIMTETPCVLANVQRGAPSTGLPTAVGQGDMMQARWGSHGHYEIIALVPSSPQEAFDLTVRAFALSERFRVPVLLMTDEVVGHMYERVEIPDEVPVAPRRRPTVPPSEFVPFRPDPDLVPPMACAGEGYRVHVTGLTHDERGYPDMSDETHDRLVRRLCEKILRYRNEITFYEEINLQDAEIAVVSYGISARVAYRALALARQKGIRVGMLRLITAWPFPDERVRALADQVKGIVTVELNLGQMSREVERATGGRVPLGGVFHAGGRIHTPEEVLAGIEEVARAR
- a CDS encoding 2-oxoglutarate/2-oxoacid ferredoxin oxidoreductase, beta subunit translates to MQVKAKPVPEIVPGAQHPMEKYLRTERIPHIWCSGCGLGTILGNFLYALDELEWDPDSVAVVAGIGCTARIPGYVRLDTYHTTHGRAIAFATGLKLANPKLHVAVISGDGDLFAIGGNHLIHAARRNIDLTVICVNNFNYGMTGGQSGPTTPLDGKTTTTPFGNFEHSFNLVHLAASAGASYVARWTTLDGRRLQRGFVEALSHRGFTFVEVISPCPTNYGRRNKIGEGVDELRYYAAHAMIRHGADPRDAEIIPGKPFLVGKFVESDKPTYHEMYAAKVAEMTGGKK
- a CDS encoding Heterodisulfide reductase subunit B-like protein — encoded protein: MPANPLPVTRHPSRLAYFPGCAMKDQARADEAGTLHALALLGYEIAEIPRWNCCGTVYSLAQDDLMRHVGPVRNLVRVQGMGERRVLTLCAMCYGTLTRSARFVQEPERLQRINAFMDTEDDFRGGIEVVHLLTLLRDEVGYEKLAARVKRTLDGLKVATYYGCVLLRPREFAVDDPDRPEVMERVVEALGGTPVAFPERMECCGAYLTVGRTDIVGHRVERILRSARSNGADVVVTTCPLCQFNLDERRPAGAPSLPVLYLGQLLAWAMGADEPAVAALVADERSAGRLVSTGV
- a CDS encoding L-aspartate oxidase → MGTYPREIQESIERVEATRPARLATKPARLTLQEQETLLKGFHPDYRAEGKRKLRVGASWGEPVPHELADLLEAYPILDPGAVDVTKPDHDVDLLVIGGGGAGTVAAIWAHVSGVPAERILIATKLRHGDSNSIMAQGGIQAADKPNDSPAIHYLDVLGGGHFTNDPKLVRAMVEDAPELIRWHEDLGVMYDKAPDGTMSTIHGGGTSRKRMHSAKDYTGLEIMRVLRDEARSRGIGVLEFSPAVELLTDSQGQVVGAVLWNLETSEYTVVRAKATVLATGGWGRLHIQGFPTTNHYGATADGLVLAYRVGAKLRDLDAVQYHPTGAAYPDQLVGLLITEKVRGMDAQPLNRLGEVFVHPLEPRDVESAAFIRECALPEKGGRGLGVITPTGMVGVWLDTPMVDMIHGKGSFERALSSIYRMYIRFDIDPTKEPILVYPTLHYQNGGVVIDEHGWTGIPGLFAAGEVEGGVHGKNRLMGNSLLDYNVFGRRAGIAAAGWVKKASPGTPSLHHAQRYVEQLRSAGIAPERKAPILLPEYRGEKALSRMVDLL
- a CDS encoding Fumarate hydratase class I, alpha region, which produces MNFAQVLGEAIGKAATILPRDVVQALEAARDREAGPARVQLEAILENVRIARDGRVPICQDTGTISFFVKMGTKFPHLDALVSALPEAARAATKAVPLRPNTVHPFTGKNPGDNTGRYVPAVTWEMVAGDGAEVHVLPKGGGSENCCAFRPLPPGVGLKGVKEAVVDHIVKCGGLPCPPTIVGVGIGGGADLSLKLGKMALLRPVGQRHPEPEVAALEAELEELINASGVGPMGLGGKTTVLAVHAEYAHRHPASLPLGIVVQCWAHRRTTVRISARGDVTLA